The following proteins are encoded in a genomic region of Leptospira ryugenii:
- a CDS encoding EAL domain-containing protein yields the protein MRPAKITFPEEFLESSDGITLPKKISCEACRSGAGLDFDFTMAFQAIVDLDTKSIFSQEALVRGKNQESAGSILSKVNDKNRYQFDQACRVKAIELASRLGIDSFLNINFLPNAVYRPETCIRTTLDASKQFSFPQSKIIFEITEGEEVTNPEHIISIFREYKNIGFLTAIDDFGAGYSGLNLLSKFLPDLIKLDMALIRNVDQNKNAQIIIKNIMNMCNELEVNVIAEGIETQEELNVLRDSGIRYYQGYLFAKPSWESLAIVTYPN from the coding sequence ATGAGACCAGCAAAGATCACTTTTCCAGAAGAATTTTTAGAAAGTTCGGATGGGATTACCTTACCCAAGAAAATTTCCTGCGAAGCATGTCGTAGTGGAGCAGGATTGGATTTCGATTTTACGATGGCCTTCCAAGCAATTGTTGATTTAGATACTAAATCCATTTTCTCGCAAGAAGCACTCGTTAGAGGAAAAAACCAAGAGTCTGCCGGTTCTATTCTTTCCAAGGTCAATGACAAAAACCGATATCAATTTGACCAGGCTTGCCGTGTGAAGGCGATTGAGCTTGCGAGTCGATTGGGAATCGATTCTTTTTTGAACATCAATTTTTTACCCAATGCTGTGTATCGTCCAGAGACTTGCATACGAACAACACTCGATGCATCAAAACAATTTTCCTTTCCGCAGAGCAAAATCATTTTTGAAATCACCGAAGGGGAAGAAGTCACCAACCCAGAACATATTATTAGTATATTCAGAGAGTATAAAAATATCGGATTTTTGACAGCCATCGATGACTTCGGCGCAGGGTATTCTGGATTAAACCTTCTCTCGAAATTTTTGCCCGACTTAATCAAACTTGATATGGCTCTGATTCGAAATGTAGATCAGAACAAAAATGCTCAAATCATAATTAAGAATATTATGAATATGTGCAATGAGTTAGAGGTAAATGTGATTGCTGAGGGCATAGAAACTCAGGAAGAGTTAAATGTGCTTAGAGATAGTGGCATTCGCTATTACCAAGGTTACTTATTTGCGAAACCGAGTTGGGAAAGCTTAGCGATCGTCACATATCCCAACTAG
- a CDS encoding sulfite exporter TauE/SafE family protein, which translates to MNLFDFGIFSESSFGLYPGLLIVLCLGFFVGYLSSFLGIGGGFIYTPFFHTFFHLSAVQAVAVSLAQMPLSALSGLFVYFRGGKIRFAHGFLLLITSIPTALYIADRFGKFEDTELGKKIVFGLPLSELVYLFIFTFFLSVLGIWNLVSAERKKKKNESTVSHSESQNSEKDQRTKNRQVLSVRSVSLLLAVGIAFGATSSLLGIGGGFLAVPLFVYYFRMEPIEAVATSFLGIFFTSMGTTVWYFFQGKLIIELALVGTAGGWIGARLGSMKAIRSKPYVILRVLGGMQLIVVTWYAVSKVLGK; encoded by the coding sequence TTGAATTTGTTTGATTTTGGGATTTTTTCTGAGTCTAGTTTCGGACTCTACCCAGGCTTACTCATAGTTCTTTGTTTAGGATTTTTTGTAGGTTACCTTTCTTCCTTTCTTGGGATCGGCGGGGGGTTTATATACACTCCCTTCTTTCACACTTTTTTTCACTTATCCGCCGTACAGGCAGTAGCCGTTTCCTTGGCGCAGATGCCATTGTCTGCGCTCTCGGGATTGTTTGTCTACTTTCGCGGAGGAAAGATTCGATTTGCTCATGGTTTTTTACTCCTGATTACCTCTATACCGACTGCACTTTACATAGCTGATCGATTTGGTAAATTTGAAGATACGGAACTGGGAAAAAAAATTGTATTCGGTCTTCCCCTTTCTGAATTGGTATACCTTTTCATATTCACCTTCTTTTTGAGTGTATTAGGTATTTGGAATTTAGTATCTGCAGAGCGGAAAAAGAAAAAAAATGAAAGTACAGTATCCCATTCGGAAAGTCAAAACTCTGAGAAGGATCAAAGAACCAAAAATAGGCAAGTGCTATCCGTACGTTCAGTATCCTTGCTGCTGGCCGTAGGGATCGCCTTTGGTGCTACATCCTCCCTTTTGGGGATAGGTGGTGGATTTCTCGCAGTACCTTTGTTTGTATACTATTTTCGGATGGAACCTATAGAAGCAGTTGCCACGTCCTTTTTAGGTATTTTTTTCACTTCTATGGGAACAACAGTTTGGTATTTTTTCCAGGGCAAATTGATCATTGAGTTGGCCTTGGTCGGAACCGCTGGCGGATGGATCGGAGCCAGATTGGGATCTATGAAAGCGATCCGATCCAAACCTTATGTCATTTTGCGAGTTTTGGGTGGGATGCAGTTAATCGTAGTTACATGGTATGCGGTTTCAAAAGTATTAGGAAAATAA
- a CDS encoding LIC12231 family lipoprotein, with product MKLFTIFLFLLISIQNCIISYRDYPKTLPLPDKEKSKDATFVYNLPNFPQFNLGGREALKAYFDQKTQFKKTVEGVDIPRNGFLVNVKVDYRSPSKPALAFLAASTLTATLLPAWSKQDGYDIRYKLYKDGKEVKEFEYHIYRNYAQWLPLIFGIWYNGETATEKEVFEKVTEQFFKDAAEYF from the coding sequence ATGAAGCTATTTACCATATTCCTTTTTCTACTCATTTCCATTCAGAATTGTATCATAAGCTATCGAGATTATCCCAAAACCCTGCCTTTGCCAGATAAAGAAAAAAGCAAGGATGCTACTTTTGTTTATAATCTACCAAATTTTCCTCAATTTAATTTAGGCGGTCGAGAAGCACTCAAGGCTTATTTTGACCAAAAAACTCAGTTTAAAAAAACAGTGGAAGGTGTGGACATACCAAGGAATGGTTTTCTTGTCAACGTGAAGGTTGACTATCGTAGCCCAAGCAAACCTGCCTTAGCTTTTTTAGCAGCATCTACTTTGACAGCGACGCTTTTACCAGCTTGGTCCAAACAGGATGGTTACGACATACGCTATAAATTATATAAAGATGGAAAAGAAGTGAAAGAATTCGAATATCATATTTATCGAAACTACGCACAATGGTTGCCTCTGATATTTGGAATCTGGTACAATGGAGAGACTGCAACAGAGAAGGAAGTCTTTGAAAAGGTAACAGAACAATTTTTTAAGGATGCGGCGGAGTATTTTTGA
- a CDS encoding YihY/virulence factor BrkB family protein, whose translation MPKKQSRARRFFSMVWSKDVHGLASELSFTFLLTLFPLLVVFVSLLGLLQDPKTINLITDQLGRILPAPIFLPIDKSIENLTNIKNYKILTLSILFSILSSFSIFGAIIKSLRKIVEPDIPINFGQSLWLSLRMMLGSSLLILVYFYISYALFHIEKFFYKTGKISIFRKNPEFFLGIIAIILISSLFSFYYSFSTSKRSSLRDCLPGAFFASILFVALTFGFQYYLKLKTVGVNYSFAYYLLSKMVVLMLYAYVNSTFFLWGFVWNQTRLKKQKQVD comes from the coding sequence ATGCCTAAGAAACAATCCAGAGCCCGCCGATTTTTTTCAATGGTATGGTCAAAAGACGTTCATGGATTGGCGTCTGAGTTGTCCTTTACATTTTTACTTACCTTATTTCCCTTGTTAGTTGTTTTTGTCAGCCTTTTGGGACTCCTACAAGATCCGAAAACGATCAATCTGATCACAGATCAGCTAGGTAGGATTTTACCTGCTCCTATTTTTTTGCCCATTGATAAGAGTATTGAAAATCTAACAAATATTAAAAATTATAAAATCCTCACACTCAGCATATTGTTTTCTATTCTTTCCAGTTTTTCCATATTTGGTGCGATCATAAAATCTCTTCGAAAGATTGTTGAGCCTGATATTCCCATCAATTTTGGGCAGTCGCTTTGGTTGAGTCTAAGGATGATGTTGGGAAGCTCCCTTCTAATATTAGTATATTTTTATATTTCATATGCACTTTTCCACATTGAAAAGTTTTTTTATAAAACGGGAAAGATATCCATCTTTCGAAAAAATCCAGAATTCTTCCTTGGAATCATTGCGATCATTTTGATTTCTAGTTTATTTTCCTTTTACTATTCTTTTTCAACGAGTAAAAGATCCTCTCTTCGAGATTGTTTACCCGGAGCATTTTTTGCTTCTATATTGTTTGTTGCATTGACTTTCGGATTTCAATACTATTTGAAACTCAAAACAGTGGGTGTAAATTATTCCTTTGCTTATTATCTATTATCCAAGATGGTAGTACTGATGTTATATGCCTATGTCAATAGTACATTCTTTTTATGGGGATTTGTTTGGAACCAAACTAGGTTAAAAAAACAGAAGCAAGTAGATTAA
- a CDS encoding ABC-F family ATP-binding cassette domain-containing protein produces MIQFIQIHQHFGPKTLFEGFSWHIKPGARVALVGPNGSGKTTLFQMAVGKLKPERGEVVRSKSTRLSLFQQIPDFHPESSVIDTVLDGNLEYRDYALKRKKIEQRFEQIKESDSEFESILHEQSELEDYAHEHELHGLEAKAKKILSGLGFANSDFERKTKEFSPGYHHRIGLAIALLNPHNLLLLDEPTNHLDDKTKDWLADYLISQNQAFVLVTHDPEFLNQTVSTIVELNPNGVFEFEGSLEEFFEAKNEIQEKLRVQFEKEEAYLKSRLEWVERFRAQATKARQVQSVLKRLDKRDKVENPEDSFWNQKPDYSFQFTPSSSIVLRLEQASFAYPDRNTGIENLIFHDAEIEISAGDKVALVGPNGAGKSTFMRCLLGKHQLKKGKVYYGPKTKLGYFSQTHGDDLDDSLNLVETIQKNYPDLNDERARSLLGHFAFSGEGVFKSVKLLSGGEQSRLRLALLVQMQTNCLFFDEPTNHLDIVIREALKKSLIEYPGSLLIISHDPDFLKGLCNRTFQLSQGKLHNLNCSFEDYLKFHKEEESQQLAPEKTEKKVDKKESSSVSKNKRKKLEKEIEEIESKLVLLEKNKKDKEELLQDPEFFKNRSYQLEMDTYNEIKNEIASLTSRWELATLELEEMGGAKI; encoded by the coding sequence TTGATCCAATTCATCCAAATCCACCAACACTTTGGTCCTAAGACCTTATTCGAAGGCTTCAGCTGGCACATCAAACCTGGAGCCAGAGTAGCCCTTGTCGGCCCGAATGGCTCTGGGAAAACCACACTATTCCAAATGGCCGTAGGCAAATTGAAACCAGAGCGCGGCGAGGTTGTCCGTTCCAAAAGTACGCGGCTCTCTCTATTCCAACAGATTCCAGACTTCCATCCAGAATCTTCGGTCATTGATACGGTTCTCGATGGAAATTTGGAATACCGAGACTACGCTCTCAAAAGAAAGAAGATAGAACAAAGATTTGAACAAATTAAGGAAAGTGATTCCGAATTTGAATCGATTTTACATGAACAAAGTGAACTAGAAGATTATGCCCATGAACATGAGTTACATGGACTCGAAGCCAAAGCAAAAAAAATCCTCTCCGGATTAGGATTTGCAAACTCTGATTTCGAGAGAAAAACGAAAGAGTTTTCACCAGGTTATCATCATAGAATTGGTTTGGCCATCGCACTTTTAAATCCACATAATTTACTCCTTCTAGATGAACCAACCAATCATTTGGATGATAAAACAAAAGATTGGTTAGCTGACTATCTAATTTCACAAAACCAAGCCTTTGTCTTAGTTACACATGATCCAGAATTTCTGAACCAAACTGTATCCACCATTGTAGAGCTCAATCCAAATGGAGTATTCGAATTTGAGGGAAGCCTTGAAGAATTTTTTGAAGCAAAAAATGAGATCCAAGAAAAATTAAGAGTTCAGTTTGAAAAAGAAGAAGCTTATCTGAAAAGTCGATTGGAATGGGTGGAAAGATTTCGAGCTCAGGCTACAAAAGCAAGACAAGTACAATCTGTTCTCAAACGTTTGGACAAACGAGACAAGGTAGAAAACCCAGAAGATTCTTTTTGGAACCAAAAACCAGACTATTCATTTCAATTCACTCCATCAAGTAGTATTGTTCTTCGATTAGAACAAGCAAGTTTTGCTTACCCTGATAGAAATACTGGCATCGAAAATTTGATCTTCCATGATGCCGAAATTGAAATTTCTGCAGGAGACAAAGTCGCTTTGGTTGGGCCAAATGGTGCTGGTAAGTCAACGTTTATGCGTTGTTTGCTCGGTAAACATCAATTAAAAAAAGGCAAAGTTTACTACGGACCAAAAACAAAATTGGGCTATTTCTCTCAAACTCATGGGGATGATTTAGATGACTCCCTTAATCTTGTTGAGACGATACAGAAAAACTATCCAGATTTGAATGATGAACGGGCGAGATCATTACTAGGTCATTTTGCATTCTCTGGCGAAGGTGTTTTTAAGTCGGTGAAATTACTCTCTGGTGGTGAACAGAGCCGATTGAGACTTGCACTTCTTGTTCAAATGCAAACCAACTGTCTCTTTTTCGATGAACCTACCAATCACCTAGACATTGTCATCCGAGAAGCTTTGAAAAAATCTTTGATCGAGTATCCTGGTTCACTTCTGATTATTAGCCATGATCCTGATTTTTTAAAAGGCCTTTGCAATAGAACCTTCCAGCTTTCTCAAGGGAAACTTCATAATTTGAATTGTAGTTTTGAGGATTATCTCAAATTCCATAAAGAAGAAGAATCCCAACAATTGGCTCCAGAAAAAACTGAGAAAAAAGTAGATAAAAAAGAAAGTTCTTCAGTTAGTAAAAACAAACGCAAAAAATTGGAAAAAGAGATCGAAGAAATTGAATCCAAACTTGTTCTACTTGAGAAAAACAAAAAAGATAAAGAAGAACTTTTGCAGGATCCAGAATTCTTTAAAAATCGCAGCTACCAATTAGAAATGGATACCTATAATGAAATTAAAA